The genomic DNA tgTCTCTGTTGGTGGCCAGCTTCCTCAGAACATTGCCTTGAAGCTTCAGGAGTCTGGCAAGGCAAAGGTCCTTGGAACTGACCCTCGCGACATCGACAAGGCTGAGGACCGTCACAAGTTCTCTTCTATTCTTGACTCGATTGGTGTAGACCAGCCAGCCTGGAAGGAGCTTACTTCGTACGATGAAGCGAAGAAGTTCGCAAACTCTGTCGGATACCCAGTTCTTGTCCGACCTTCTTATGTTCTTTCTGGAGCTGCGATGACTGTCATCCGTGGGGAGGAAGAGCTAAAGGAGAAGCTCCTTGCTGCTTCTAACGTATCGCCCGACCACCCAGTCGTCATCACTCAGTTCATTGACGGCGCTCAAGAAATTGACTGTGACGCAGTCGCGTCCAACGGAAGCGTCCTTGTACATGCCATCAGTGAGCACGTTGAGAACGCTGGTGTTCACTCTGGCGATGCAACTCTCGTGCTGCCTCCCGTCAACCTCGACAAACGCATCCAGGAACGCGTCAAGGAGATTGCGGACAAGGTTGCCAAGGCTTGGAACATCACTGGTCCCTTCAACATGCAGATCATCAAGGAGGAAGTCGAAGGTTCTGAGCCAAACCTCAAGGTCATCGAGTGCAACCTCCGTGCTTCTCGTTCCTTCCCCTTCGTCAGCAAGGTCCTGGGTACCAACTTCATTGATGTCGCCACCAAGGCCCTCGTTGGCCGTGACGTGCCTGAGTTTACTGATCTCATGGCTGTCGAGAGAAACTACCTTGCCACCAAGGTTCCCCAGTTCTCATGGACCAGGTTAGCGGGTGCTGACCCCTACCTCGGCGTTGAGATGTCGTCTACCGGTGAGATGGCTTGCTTCGGTAAGGACCTCGTAGAGGCCTACTGGGCGTCTGCTCAGTCGCAGATGAACTTCCGTCTTCCCCAGCCTGGCGAGGGTCTTCTCTTTGGCGGTGACGTCACACCCAACTCTCTCCACTCCAACTCCCTCATCCAAATCGCCAAGTATGTACACGCACTTGGTTACAGGTTCCTTGCTGCCAACAAGGAAGTGAAGGATCTCCTTGAGAAGAACACTGAAGGCGTCAGCGTTGACGTCATCGAGTTCCCCAAGGAAGACAAGAGGAAGCTGCGTGAGGTGTTCGAGAAGAACGACATCCGGGGCTGCTTCAACTTGGCCAAGTACAGGGCCAACGGCCTGCTCGATGAGGATTACGTGATGAGGAGGAACGCCGTCGACTTCGGCGTACCGCTATTCATGGAGCCCAAGGTAAGTTCATTGTTCTCCGCAAGAGAGACCAGACGCTAACCAGATAATAGACCGCCGTTTTGTTCGCCCAATGCATGAGCGAGAAGCTGCCCAAGAAGGAAGGTATCCCAAGCGAAGTCAGGTCATGGAGCGACTTTGTTGGTGGACGGCCATTGTAATAAGCTACTCAAGTATTCTTAGGGTTGCGTATATGGGATAAGAAGGGATTGGGATGTACGAGATATACCACGATGTTGGATTGAGGTCCGATTCAGATCTAGGACCAGGACGAAGATTATGTTTCCATGTGTATAGCGTTTCTCAGCTCATGACTAAACTGCATGGGCAGTTCGGAGGTGTTCGGGCATAATGTTTGGGTTGAAAAGTGTATCGCTCGTGTGGCTAGTATCAAAAATGATGTCTTCATTCAACTTGCACTTGCTAAATTGTGTAGCTTCTGTGCTTCCGATGCTGACGTTACTTTTCTATCTTGTTTGCCTTGAATATATGATATGACACAGCTAGTAAGCTCAGCCCGCCCTTTTTGTACTTGTTGACTACATCATCCAAATGCTCGATCCCAAATTTTTCTTAACATACGCAGCCACATCCTTCTTATCTCCCCTCACACCCGTCACTAGAACACGTTTCAAGTCACACAAGCGACGCACAAAATCAGGTTTTGCCAGAGAAGTCCAATCAAAGGACTCTAGCTCAACAGTCTTGATAGCAAGTATCTGCATCTCGCTTAAATTATCAATCATCGCACGCAGCGTAATGCTTTCTCGCATAACACTTCGTATAAACGACAAATCATTCATCTCGGCATTTATTTCGCGCGACACATGTGTCAGTCCCATAAGGTTACCAGGTCGCTGAGAACGTAGTTGTGAATGGTGTTGCGTAGTCCAGCGGGTAGTCGGAGCAGAGGCGAGACTTCAACTTGATTGACAGTTGCGGGATAGAGACTTACACGCCGGAGGCTTCCTGGCTGAATAGTCCCCTACGGGTCTTATTGGGGGTGTCGTAGTAATAATTTGCTATGTTTTTTTTTCGGGGAGTTGCGTGATGATATGATGCGAAGTTGAGTAAGTATGAGAAGGCAGAAAAGGTTGGGAGACGCTCATATACTGATTGGCGAGGAAAAGCGTATATGTCTCTCCGTCTCACCTTGACCTTTACCTTGAATATTTGGTCTCCGCTTTGGTGTCGAGGGCACATTAGGCACCTTGTCCTTCCACTGAGAAGCTAAGGCACAGCCACATAGCACGTGATGAAGGATGAGAATAAGAAAATTACGCCCGTTAGCGTAGGTGAGAGTCCCGATTTTGAATTCACATCGTATTTTGGAATACTCCTAGTTTCTGCAAGTGAGTGACTAGGCTTGGCGTTGTCTTTGATTGACCGCCGCTCTCACCTCTACTCTCTCCACGCACATTTGGCGTCGTCTTGCATTGAACAACGCTCTCACCTCCACTCCCTTCAACCATACACATTTGGCGTCGTCTTGCATTGACCGCCGCTCCACCTCCACTCTCTCTACGCCCATTTGGCGTCGTCTTTGAGTGAACGCCGCTCTCACCTCTACTCCCTTCTCGCACACACAACCACTGAACAGTCTGAGCAACTTACTTTCCAAGACTTGTTCTTACTCATCGAAAGATCCGGCACTACCACAAAACGCAAAATGTTCGACGACCATAGACCAGCCCCCACGTGGAAACTGCTCCCCGATTTCCATTCCGAGGCCAAACCCTCCATATTGACCTCGGATCCTGATAGTCCCGCAACATGGTATAGAATCAGAGCGCGCAACCATCCGCCCGATTTGGTCATGCAAAACGGCCTGTGTACGGGTTACGCCTACGACCAACATATAATGCACGTCATACATGAAAAAATTATCAACAAAATGTCGAGTGGAGATCGATTCCTAGCTCTAACCTGGAACTACGATCAGAACGGCAACCTAAAGGAAACCCCACATGTGACAAGACAAGAGCTGAGTGCTCACGCGCAGCTCGTGGTGGATAGGTACGCCCGTCAGCCGCGGGTGCAAACGGATTTCCCCAACTTCACAGCTTCCATCCCAAACACCTCAAAAACGAGGGACCAATACACTCAGACCCTACCGACACATGTCAGACAGGAGGACACACAAACAAACACAAACTTCACCGCAGCCACGAAGACAGCAAACATTCAAGTCGACACGAAGAAACCCCCAAACCCCCCAAACACCGACTCCCACAAGCGCAAATCTAGTATCAGTGATAGACTGGAAGTTAGACTCATGAGAGAAAACAGCCCAGATAGAGAAAAAATGCGAATGGGGATTCGTAATGCCTATAAGGCCATCGATGCTACAGATTCTCGAGTCAAACAGCTCGAAGAATACGTCAAGGCGAAGATCTAAACCGAAAAAGACCTTCAAAAAGCCATGCAACAGGAGAAGACAAAGAACAAGAAGCTAGAAGCATTGCTCCTAGAAGCAGAGgagaagaacaagaagctGGAAGCGTCGATGCGAGAAGAACAGGAGAAGTCCAAGGCCATGGGATACTCGTCCGAAATGGAGATTCAAGGTTGAGAAGACTGCATCGGATTTGCATGTAGAGGACACAGAACTCAACACAACCGTCGATGAGTTGAAGCGTGAGAAGACAGTGACGGAGACAACGATCGATGGGGAGGCAAACCACTGTGCATTTTTCTTTTATCAAGGATAGGGAATCGGTCGATTTGGCATGCGAACTTATGCGCACTGAATGTCCAAAAGGTCTATGAACACTGCGAGATGATCTTTTGGTTATTATGAAAAAAAAGTGACGGTTGCACGCAGGTGGGTGCGCAAAAGTGAATTACATCAGAATAGCTCGTCAGTAATCCATCTGGATTGCACAGATAGTGGAGCCACTCAATACACAAAATGCGGTACTATTAATCCAGGTCCCAGTGACGATATGAATACGAATCGTTCTGTGAGTGTCGTGCCAGTGTGCGGTTGCAGACAGCGTAGGTGGCTTAGATAAGAAGTTAGGTATGCAAGTGCAACTCAGCTGTGTCTCAAGAGTCAGTAGCATGTGGCCTGCATGCGATGTCGAAGAAGTAATATTAATTATACATCTTGCGTCAATACTGTATCTACACATTCCACAAAACCATATACAGCATCAAGACACCAAATACAACACAAACATCTAGAAATAAAGACCTTATATTCAATCCATTAAAGTATAACTAGACTCGATTTAAAAAGGTTGCATACATCATCCCCCCCAAAAAGAAACAGCCATTAAAGTCGTCTCCATGATCCCAGCAACATGCCATGTGCCGAGGAGCCCTAAAAAGCCCGAATAATACAAACGCCTCTTTCATCCAGCGCCATGCCGACGTGTAAATCATATAGGGAGAAATGGACGAGAACGCCACCCGTCTTTGCAAACCATgttgcttgcttgcttgcttgctaAAATGCAATGCTGTTGAATCCAGTTTCATTACCAATCATGCATCTTGACGCGCTCAAACGCGAATGCCAGCGCCGGAACCCCATCTAAGCTTCCTCAAGCCCAGCCCAGTACCCTTCATGCCTGCGGCAGCTTCTTTACCACATCGTCCGGCCTCACTGCTTGCGGCACCAATCTGTCCCATGGCTTCGGCGTGGCCAGCCTCTTTACCAACGACGTAGCCAGCTGAAAAGCCGATGGCACTGACGAGAACCACAACGCCTGCACTGACAACCCATGTTAGAAGCGTTGGGCTGATGTCTTCGATGAGCGGACCTGCTTTTCGGGCTTTCTTGATGGCGCGACGGTCTTTATTGCTACTGTGTGCGCCAGCGATAGGTGGGCTGGCTTTTCGCTTTGGCTTTTCAGAGGGGTCACTACTGACGCTGCGTGGGGAGGACGCGTCTTCTTCGGCTATCTCCCCCAAGGCTACCGATTCAGGAACCATGCGCAGTGATGCCGGATCGACTCTAGCAGATGAGGGAGGGTTCGTGCGCGGTTGGCCTGGCTTGGGGAGTCCACGTACAGCGGCTGCAGCAGAGAGCAGGGTAGACAGACTGGCACGTAGGGCTTCGTCATGGTCGGGCTGGTAGTTGGGAGCCAAGGCACTGTAAGGGCTGTGCTGAGGGTACGAGTGCTGTCGCTGACCCACAGGTCTCCCACCTCTGCGAGGTGTATATACGGTGCCAGACTGGGACCGGATGGCCTGTTGACTGTTCCCGCGCGAGAAGGCATTTGGTCGTGGCTGAAACTCGCGTCTCGTAGAGCGCGGGTAGTTGACAGCGGTCGCGTTCTCGTCAtcatcttcctcttctctctccGACATGGTCTCGGAAGAGGCAACAGACTTCAGCGGCGAGGGAACGATGGCCTCGTTCGAGGATGTCATGACCCTGTCCGACTCGCTCTCACTCTCCTCATATTCTTCCTGGCTGCTGTTGCCTCCTGTAGCTGTAACCCTGTGACCGGTTCCTATTGAGAACTGGCCACCGCCACGGGAGCCACGGGAGCGCCTATTCTGCCGTCTGTGGAGGTTCGAGTCGTGCTGTACTGTCAAGCCTGTTGTAATAATCTCGTCGGTCGCAGAGAATAGCGAGGTTGAGGACGGCCCCGACGCTAGATCGATCCATGATTCTGTACAGAACGTGTAAGCTAACCATGTATAAACGCACTGATGCAAGTACAGACATGAAAGTTGAATGTTGAGGACAGGAAGTATGGAATGAAAGGTGGGTCATACCGTCTGAGCGCTGCCGGGACGGCGAGGCGATGGGTCGTGAAAGGGGCATAGCTTGGTCGTGATGGTATGTATCTTCGGTTGCTCCGGTTTGTCTGCCTGGTCGAGGTGGCCTGTTGTCGTGCATGGTACTCTCGCGACTTCAAGAAGCCAGGCTCAAGCGAGAATCAGATGAGCTCAGACCGCCCCGAATCGCCCTTTGGCTTATGAGCTTGAATCCTACGTTGACCGGACGTGGGGAGATATGCGCTCAAGTGGAACCCAAAGGGCCGTTCCGAATCCGGTTCTTTGTTTGGAGTCGCAAGCCTAGAGTCGCGCTTCGCGGTCGAAAATGACAGATACGGAGGACTCTGCAGCAACAGACCCCAGCGCGCTGCAACTGAGCCTGAAACTTGAAAGTACTCCTAGCACTGGCGTAAGGTCGTCGCTAGGAGCGCAGTTGTCGATGAGGCTAGGATGGCGCTACGTGGACGAACTTCCCCAACTTGGGCACAGGGTCTACCTAGACCACTTGTGATGACGTCTCGCGCGTGGGGAAGGCACTGTCGATCTCGCTGGTCGCGTCGGGCGGCCACGAGATAAGACGAAGATTAAAAGGGGCGTTAAAAGGCTCCAGTTGGTAGAAAGTAGGAAGTAGATACATGTATTGGCCTTGGAGAAGTTGACGGATCTTCGTTGACTGGCCCCGTGTCCCGTGTGTTGGCGTATGACCATTGGCAGCGGGCGTGGGAGATGGACGTCAGGCCACCCAGCCTCCTTCCCTTTCGAGACCAAGGGGGCTCACCTGCTTCTGCGCAAGCCATGTGCATATAGGCCACATGCCTTTGATTCTTGAGACACAGCTGAGGTTTTGCTTCGCTTTGCCTACTACAACCACGTATCGCCTTCTTCACATCGTCCCTACAACACGACGTATTCTTCCAAGCTGGGCATACAATACGCCATCAATCACGTCATCATGCTGCCAAGGGACGACATGTACTTTTTCTGATACGGTGGAGAGGTGTTGCGTACCGCGACTGGCTCCCAGTTGTAGTATAATTACCGAGCATCGTTTCTGAGCAACCACAAAGGTCCTTCTATGACGCGAGCGGCTTGGAACTAAGAAGATGGTAATAGTATTCTGTCATCTCATCACTTCTAAAACGCAATACCAGTACATCGTCCAACGGCGCACCTGTTTGCCTACAAGTAAACATGGTATAATACAGGTACAGGTACAAAAAATAACACCCGACCCATGTTGAAGCATGCAAATCCACAAAAGTCGTACATCCTCTTCCATGTATGCGGGTATTATAGCAAAATCGTCAGGCCAAACCCAGGGCCATTGCCGAAAATCCAAAATATGCCTTAAACGCCCTCAATACCGGAGGGCCGTCCCTTGCTTCATTAACATGTCTAGTTCTTCTTTTCatccttcttcttctcgtcCTTTTTggctttcttcttcttcttgaagAGGTCTGAAATGCCGTCCTTGAATTTCTCCCACGGGTTTCGGTTAAGGTGGTTGCTAAGCTGGCGGTACTTGTACATCTCAGCCCAGCAATCGCGGCCCCACTCACAGCCAGCCATGTTAACCAAGAAGTCCCGCTCTTTCTCCGAGTAGTGGATGTCAGGGTTGTCGCCCTTGTCACCGCAGGCGCCCGGTGGGAAACTCATGATTTGGCGTTGTTGGATGAAGGCGACGTGCGGCCGAATCCAGGGCTGGTTCTTGTACATGTATTCAAAAGCATCCTGCTCCTTGTGTTCCCACTCCATGTGCTTTTGCTCGTAGGCGACGGGGTCCCACCAGATGTCAAGCAGTCTATCCGTCCACACACTTCTCCGGACCATGAACGAGCCCAAATTGAAGCCACCACAGTCCTGAGGTACCAGCATGTTGACCGATTCAACCCTGCCGTCTCCTACCGGCGAGCGCGTTTCCGGGTCGAGGTACTCATCTGTAAGAGGGTGTGTGATATTGAGGGGGTTGTACACGTTGATGTCGCGGTATGTCACGTCTTGTAGCTGCTTGAAAACATGTTTCTGCAGAGAGTAGCTTGGCTCCATGATGAAGGTGTTTGTGTCCAACCACCAGAACCTGTGCCGTGTTAGCTTGGATGGGACTGTACCAGAGCCGCACATACCATTCAGCGTGCGGGTATTTGCGCATGGCGTTGCGAATCGTGTCGACCTTCTCCCAGCTTTCCCTCCACTCGTGCGCATAGCGCTTCTTGGTGCTCATGTCTACAATCTCCAATTCGTAGCCCCAGTTCTTGGCGTacttcttcttgttcttgACACTGTCCCGCTCAATGGCCCACTCACGAGGTCCCTTCCACTCCATGACACCTCCACCTTGATTTGCTGCAAGAATGATGACGTATTTGCTGCCGCCGCCAAACCACGAGGACCGTCTGAGCATTCGGTGCATGGCTACAGCAGTCAGTACGAGTCGCCATGGTGGTGGGAGAAGGGGTGTGCAAGCTTACGTGTGTTGATATTCCAGGTGATGAAGAGGAATACTACGAGCAGCAGCATGAGGACGCGTTTCCTCAGACGCCACAGGGTCATGGCTATGCCATTGAGAAATCGCATGACTTTGTTCTGATTCCGGCCTCTGCCGAGTTTCTCCTTTTCGCCGTGGTTAAAGGGCAGGCTGCTGGATATCTTGCGGAAGTGCTTGCCGAAGAAGCCTTGGTTCCTTGGGGTGAAGCCTGGGTAGCCCTTGACTTCAGCGCTCCGTGCCTGCGCCGACGCCCAGGTGACATTGTGTGAGGAGGAGCCGTTCGCATAGGGACCGGTTGGGCCGGCGCCATCGTACGGCGTGCTCAGGCCCGGACTCGACCATCCCCCGGGCTTTGGGGAAGGCGATCTCGACATGTCTAGGGCAGCCGGAGTGCCAGGTATGGTGGGTAGGCCCTCGCCTAGACGGCCTGAAAGACCGCTGGTAGTCCCGAGCCTGCTTCGAGCGTCTGCAAAATCAGGGAGGTTGAGGTTCGGCGGTGGTGGTTGCCGAGCAGCAGACGAGCGCCTTCTGCGTTGCCCGGAAGCGGAGAAGGAGGATTGGGAAGCCAGCGTGACTTTATCGTCGCCTAACGGCAGCGAGGAATGCAAGACTGGCGCCGGCGTGTGGCTTTTTCCGACGACGGTGGCTGCTAAGGGTGGGGTACCGCAGCTGCAGAGTGTTTGATATTACTGAGGACAGCTGGCCGAGGAACCAAGCCTTCGAGAGGTGGGCGCGAGGCGGTCGCACTTGGAACGGAAGGGAGCGTTAGGAAACGAAGCGGTGCAACTTTGAACGCGACTACGCTCAATCGCATGCAACAGACTCAATCAGCAGGCCTGAAAGTAGGAAAAAGAGGCTGCTACGGTATGTCAGGACAACTGCAGCGAAAAGGGAGCCGCTGGCGATAACCAAATTGCTCTTGACTCTGTTCTTGGCAGACATCTGAAAGGAGTGCGACTAAGTGGGCTAGACTCTACCGACCCTGGGGGCTTAAGATTCAATACGCAGAACACGGGATACCCCACAGTAACAATTTCTGTCTGACTTAAGCCCAACCAAGCTGCTGACTGCTCTGGGCGCCGAACGATGCATGTTGGACGCCGAAAAGGGTAACTGATGGCTGTGGTGGCTTTGTGTAGCCATGCGGGTAGTCTGTGTGCACATTATCCCAGCTATTTAGTTCCAGAGGACACTGAACGCCAGCTGTCAAAGATTTCTTGTCATCTGTCACAGCACGTTACAGCATATTTGACCAGTACGACAGCGGGTCAATTTGCCCGCGTGGTCGCAGCTTTCGGCTGATAACACTATACTCAATGGAATACGGTGCCGACAAAGTGTAAAAATGGAGCCAGTAGGTTGGGTACATTGCCCATGATGCATCACGTGCTACAGAAGCACAGTCTAGCTGGACGGAGATGCCCGATGCGAATGTGTCAAAGAAAAAACAAGACGACGCCAGAAGTTATATAAGACGGCCTGCAAACTGCCAATGTTGGATTGGATCTACCTATGGACAGGCTTCAAGGTCGGCGCATAGAGACCGCCCGGCACGGATGCCTAGCGTGGCCTTGGCGGCGGCTTCCTCACCAACGGTTGGCGGCCCTCATGATTGATCTGGCGCTTGAGCTACGTCCTTCTCTCACCTCACTGGCTCACCCCATCATCAACTAGACACGACGTCCAGCGTAGGCTTCTGGAGCGTCTCAGGTCTCGCATAGGGTTGTACAATTCCAGCCCAGCGAATCCAGGGCGGTTACTGAGCCTCAAGACCGCTAATATGGCGCTCACTACCCAGCAGATCCACCCTCTGGCTCCAATCACCTTCACCTAGACCCGTTGACAACGTCTGCTTCGACCAGCAAGCTTTGACTCATACAGACATGACTGGCGCTTCTATCAAACCACGCGTCAGAATAGGCTGCCACATCAAGAAGCTATGCATGATGCGGTATGGCAGCGGTTTGCCAATTGATGTTCATCCGAAGAACTGGCCTTGTGTGTCCGCGCCGAAGCCTCGCCGTTCTCCTTTTGCTTTTCCTGTGCCTTCTCTCTTGTTTGACTCTTTATTACACTCTTTTACAGTGCTCTTCGTCGCTTTGTGTTATTTCCTTCTTCGCCTTGTTCTGCGTTCGTGTAATAGGCTGCGAGCATTGTCTATACCTAGACAATAGCAGCGTCAACAGCGACAATAGCGACGCCACATGGTCATCTCAGTTTCACTTTCCAGTCCAGCAAGACAAAGCATTGTTCTGAGAACACTCTTTGACCACTCTGCGCTCTTCCCACCCTCTCTTTCAGCCTGCCATTTCCGGCCACCGACGAACAACGCCCGACATGAGCACCATCACGAATCCATACCGCCAACAGCCACCACTAAGACCATTACTGAGGTCATCCAACAACACGCCACATATGACAGATAGCGACAGATACATACACGACTCATATCCTGGACAAGAAGAGCAGATATCAATACACTTTAGCGACCATGTCGCCGGGAACGTGGACCAGGAACAACAGTGGAGAAATGAGCCTCCCGCCAGCGCATACCGAACAGCGACACTGCGAAGTTCGCGGTCCTTCACAAAGCATGTCTCTCGACAGAGAAGTCGAAGGCGGGAACTTCGAGGACGACCTACCAAGCCGGGTATTACTGTAGATACGAGCTTCACGAGGCATAGAGGCACAGAGCCGCACCAAGTATTTCCTAGAGATGTAGAGAGAGGTGCGGGGTCTGTCAGGAAGTCAGCCTGGTTAGGACTGGGAAGGTCATCCACTAGAAACAAAGGTTTGGGCATTACCAAGGGTACCCCCCAACCAGAACACGTGCATCGCAAGAAGCACAGTCTCGACAGGAATGAAACCGACACAGCTATATCTATGACGCCTGGGGGCAAGTCGTGGCAAGAGATCTCACCTTGGGATCGACGCATCCCCATCGGCATCTCAGTTCCAACCGACAGCATATCGGATTTCAGCTCACTGCAAGCCAACCGTCGTCGGGCTGGAAGCGACTCTACTTTAGTAACTCCGagcatcatcatcacccCTGCCGCAGTCAAGTCAGCCTGGTCTCCGGACACGCCCTTCACCGAGTCCGATTATACACCAAGCATCTACTCACGCTACCAGTCGACCTTTATGGATGCAAACGTCCCCCCAGTTCCTGCTCTACCTTCTGGAGTATCACAAAACCCAGGCGCCAAAGACGTCCAAGGAGCAGCTGGCCACTCTAGAAATGATACGCTTGATTCCGCGGGGACTGCATTCGAAGAGGATGACGATAAAAGGAGAGACCGCATCATGTCTACCAGTACTTTGTTCGAGGAGGACGAGACGCCTTTACGGGAAAGGACTATTGAGAACTCACTGGCTATTGATACGTCAATGGTGCCTACTCCCCGGCGATCACAAGGATGGTGGAATGTCATCACAACACCGTTTGTTACGACGCCCAAGTCATCAACATGGACCGAAGCAAGTGGTGGTAGAACGCCAGATGTGCCAACGGTACCTACTCGATACGGTACGCAAAAGGGAGAGAATGGTACATCGCTTCCATCACCACTTCATACAGTAGTACCTAGCGCTTCCATGGAAGTAACTTCTGAGAAGCCAGTAGGCGAACAACCAACCTCTCACCGAGCTGTCGCGTCGCCTGAATCGACAATGTCCGCCTCACCGGTTGTTGGCACAGCAGCTATTGGAACCGTCTTGATGCCTCGCCAGGTTGAAGAACCACGCCaaatcaacatcaacattGAACTGCAAGATAGACGACCGATGGCGGATCCCCATGCTGTTCGCGCCAACTATCCGCCACCCGTACAGCACTTTCACACGTCATCACCAGCACCACAAACGCAAGGCGCAGTA from Pyrenophora tritici-repentis strain M4 chromosome 8, whole genome shotgun sequence includes the following:
- a CDS encoding Protamine-P1 domain containing protein, whose translation is MQQEKTKNKKLEALLLEAEEKNKKLEASMREEQEKSKAMGYSSEMEIQG